GCTCGAGGTCCATGGCCGTCGTCTCGTACTCGTCGGCGGCCCGTTCGGCGAGCGCTCGGTCGTGATCGGAGACGCCGACGAGATTCGCCGACGGGAGGTTTTTGTACACTCGTGCGTGGTGTTGGCCCATCGTGCCGACGCCGATGACGCCGACGTCGATTGGGGGAGTCTCAGTTGTCATTGATTTTCGTGGTGGGGAAGTGGATGCATCTCAGGTGAGGTACCGCGTGATCACCGTCGAGATTCGATCGATCTCCGCGTCCGAAACCGAGGGGTGGACGGGAAGCGAGAGGACGTCCCGCGCCGCTTGCTCTGCTAGCGGCGCGTCCGCGTCGATCCCGTCGTACGCGGGCTGTTCGTGAATGCAGGTGGGATAGTAGACGCCGCTCCCGATATCGTGGTCGGCGAGGTAGTCCGCGAGGCGGGTGCGGTCGCGCGAGCGGACGCGAACGGTGTACTGGTGGAACGCGTGTTTCGCCGGGGGCGGTTCGACCGGAAGCACGAGATCCGTGTCCGAAAGTCCAGCGGAGAGTCGGGTGGCATTTTCCCGACGCCGTTCGACGAACTCGGGAAGCCGCTCGAGTTGGACGCGCCCGATCGCCGCTGCGATGTTGGTCATCCGGAAGTTGTGCCCGACCGTCGCGTGAGCGTACGTGTCGGTCCGGCCGTGGTTGACGAACTGCCGAACGCGCGCTGCAACACCGGGTCGGTCGGTCACGACGATCCCGCCCTCGCCGGTCGTCATGTTCTTCGTC
The genomic region above belongs to Natronorubrum halophilum and contains:
- a CDS encoding DegT/DnrJ/EryC1/StrS family aminotransferase, yielding MSAIARPILGEAEVERVAEVIRSGMIADGSTVREFEREFSAFCGVDHGVATSNGTTALHAALIGLGIGPGDRVLTTPFSFIATANAIRLVGADPVFADIDPETYNLDPAAARAVAAEEEIDAIVVVHLYGLPAEMDAFVDLAADLDVPLVEDAAQAHGATYDGTPVGSFGDAACFSFYPTKNMTTGEGGIVVTDRPGVAARVRQFVNHGRTDTYAHATVGHNFRMTNIAAAIGRVQLERLPEFVERRRENATRLSAGLSDTDLVLPVEPPPAKHAFHQYTVRVRSRDRTRLADYLADHDIGSGVYYPTCIHEQPAYDGIDADAPLAEQAARDVLSLPVHPSVSDAEIDRISTVITRYLT